A genomic segment from Micromonospora echinaurantiaca encodes:
- a CDS encoding MFS transporter, whose translation MRKTRTDRPTIRARWAITTVFGANGLLIASMAVRTPSLKLDLDLTSGHLGVLSAIFGLAAVISMQIVSSVVARAGSRTIVRPVALILPLLLVGIAVAPNFPALVIVQLAFGAVHGMLDVTMNAHAVAVERRLKLPIMSSCHAAWSIGAIAGALFGAGAAQREMSRTLHYLLVAVALVPLLALCGRVLLPAHADHPPQSAGHGPRSEWRTGWTLPVLVFGAMGATVLTAEAAVAGWSGVFLHESLGASLGAAGLGYVMFAACQTIGRLVGDRLQVRASTVRLLQRGTLVASGGMAVAVLSPWPAIGVAGFAIVGIGLATPLPVLFSIVGHLGSDQSGEAGAAAMVARFTTLTYSGILLAPAMIGWFAELVGLPWALGALVPLLAAVAATAGPATRSCGHRAPEPDAVEAARSPTSCADALGEQPSPAATA comes from the coding sequence ATGCGGAAGACACGAACGGACCGGCCCACGATCCGGGCGCGCTGGGCGATCACTACCGTCTTCGGCGCCAATGGCCTGCTCATCGCAAGCATGGCGGTCCGGACACCATCGTTGAAGCTCGACCTGGATCTCACATCCGGTCATCTCGGTGTGCTTTCGGCGATATTTGGGCTCGCCGCCGTGATCAGCATGCAGATTGTCAGTAGCGTGGTCGCCCGCGCTGGTAGCCGGACCATCGTGCGGCCGGTGGCGTTGATCCTGCCGCTGCTGTTGGTCGGGATCGCCGTGGCGCCGAACTTCCCGGCTCTGGTCATCGTCCAACTTGCTTTCGGCGCCGTGCACGGAATGCTGGACGTCACCATGAACGCGCATGCCGTCGCGGTCGAGCGGAGACTGAAGCTGCCGATCATGAGTAGCTGCCATGCGGCCTGGAGCATCGGTGCCATCGCCGGCGCGCTCTTCGGCGCGGGGGCGGCCCAAAGGGAGATGTCCCGTACACTGCACTACCTCCTGGTGGCGGTGGCGCTGGTGCCGCTGTTGGCGCTGTGTGGGCGGGTATTGCTGCCGGCCCACGCCGACCACCCCCCGCAGAGCGCCGGACATGGTCCCCGTTCCGAGTGGCGTACCGGTTGGACGCTGCCGGTGCTGGTGTTCGGCGCGATGGGCGCTACCGTCCTAACAGCGGAGGCGGCGGTCGCCGGTTGGAGCGGGGTGTTTCTACACGAGAGCCTGGGCGCATCGCTGGGGGCCGCCGGGCTGGGGTACGTCATGTTCGCCGCCTGCCAGACCATCGGCCGGCTGGTGGGTGACCGGCTGCAGGTTCGTGCATCGACCGTCCGGCTTTTGCAGAGAGGCACGCTGGTCGCGAGCGGTGGCATGGCGGTAGCGGTGTTAAGCCCGTGGCCGGCGATCGGCGTCGCCGGCTTCGCGATCGTCGGCATTGGCCTGGCCACGCCGCTCCCAGTGCTGTTCAGTATTGTTGGTCACCTCGGCTCGGACCAAAGCGGCGAGGCCGGTGCCGCCGCGATGGTCGCCCGGTTTACCACCCTGACGTACAGCGGAATACTGCTCGCCCCGGCCATGATCGGCTGGTTCGCCGAATTGGTAGGTTTACCCTGGGCCCTGGGCGCCCTCGTCCCACTGCTCGCCGCGGTCGCGGCGACCGCAGGGCCGGCGACCCGCTCCTGCGGACATCGGGCCCCCGAGCCGGACGCCGTGGAAGCAGCACGGTCGCCGACAAGTTGTGCTGATGCCCTGGGCGAGCAACCCTCCCCCGCCGCTACTGCCTGA
- a CDS encoding IS110 family RNA-guided transposase: MHGDYGVFLGLDVGKGDHHAVGLAPDGKRLHDGPLPNTEARLRQLFDKLGRHGRVLVVVDQPASIGALPIAVARACGHQVAYLPGLAMRRIADLHPGAAKTDARDAYVIADAARTLPHTLRRVDTGDETLAELEVLVGFDDDLAGEATRIANRIRGLLTQIHPGLERVLGPKVQHKAVLELLSRCGGPAGLRKAGRRKLASIAAVHAPRMGQRLVEQIMTALDEQTVTVPGTQAAETILPRLADSLREVLRQRDQVAVEVDRMLDAHPLAEVLTSMPGIGVRTAARILLEVGDATAFPTPGHLAAYAGLAPVTRRSGSSIRGEHPPRGGNKQLKRAFFLAAFAALADPVSRAYYDRKRAEGKRHNAALICLARRRCDVLFAMLRDKIPYQPRPTTPVPT, translated from the coding sequence GTGCACGGCGACTACGGCGTGTTCCTCGGGTTGGACGTCGGCAAGGGTGATCACCACGCGGTGGGGTTGGCTCCGGATGGCAAGCGGCTGCACGACGGGCCGCTGCCGAACACCGAGGCCCGGCTGCGGCAGCTGTTCGACAAACTCGGCCGTCACGGCCGGGTCCTGGTGGTGGTCGACCAGCCGGCCTCGATCGGCGCCCTGCCGATCGCGGTTGCCCGGGCGTGTGGTCATCAGGTGGCCTACCTGCCGGGACTGGCCATGCGGCGGATCGCTGACCTGCATCCCGGTGCCGCGAAGACCGACGCCCGCGACGCCTACGTCATCGCCGACGCGGCTCGCACCCTGCCGCACACCCTGAGGCGGGTCGACACCGGCGACGAGACCCTGGCCGAGCTGGAAGTCCTCGTCGGCTTTGACGACGACCTCGCCGGCGAGGCAACCCGCATCGCGAACCGGATCCGGGGCCTGCTGACCCAGATCCACCCCGGCCTGGAACGCGTCCTCGGCCCGAAGGTGCAGCACAAGGCCGTGCTGGAACTGCTGTCGCGCTGCGGCGGCCCGGCCGGGCTGCGCAAGGCCGGCCGGCGCAAACTGGCCTCGATCGCCGCGGTGCACGCGCCCCGCATGGGCCAACGGCTCGTCGAGCAGATCATGACCGCACTCGACGAGCAAACCGTCACCGTTCCCGGCACCCAAGCGGCGGAGACGATCCTGCCCCGGCTGGCCGACAGCCTCCGCGAGGTGCTGCGTCAACGTGACCAGGTCGCCGTCGAAGTCGACAGGATGCTTGATGCGCACCCTCTTGCCGAGGTCCTGACGTCGATGCCCGGCATCGGCGTCAGGACCGCCGCCCGGATCCTCCTCGAAGTCGGCGACGCCACAGCCTTCCCCACCCCCGGACACCTTGCCGCCTACGCCGGGCTGGCCCCCGTCACCCGCCGTTCCGGCAGCAGCATCCGCGGCGAACACCCACCCCGAGGCGGCAACAAGCAGCTCAAACGCGCCTTCTTCCTCGCCGCGTTCGCCGCCCTGGCCGACCCAGTCAGCCGCGCCTACTACGACCGCAAACGAGCCGAAGGCAAACGCCACAACGCCGCCCTCATCTGCCTCGCCCGACGCCGCTGCGACGTCCTGTTCGCCATGCTCCGCGACAAGATCCCCTACCAACCACGCCCGACAACCCCCGTCCCCACTTGA
- a CDS encoding SCP2 sterol-binding domain-containing protein, with amino-acid sequence MRHAPASGRIAPGLRCRSLSSSLAPGGIGGIGVEITGDPTAEYFEAIRRHPHQPLLSNFKGTLRFEIESGDRVDKWRIEIRYGAVAISTDELEADSIIRSSRTLFNEIATGQENILASLLRGALTVEGDLQAVFLAGRLLALQPLRSGEPGSARSSR; translated from the coding sequence ATGCGTCACGCCCCTGCGTCCGGACGCATCGCTCCAGGGTTGAGATGTCGGTCACTTTCCTCAAGCCTTGCACCAGGAGGAATAGGAGGAATCGGAGTGGAAATCACTGGAGATCCGACAGCCGAATACTTTGAGGCGATCCGTCGACACCCACACCAACCCTTATTGTCCAACTTCAAGGGCACGCTACGTTTTGAAATCGAGTCCGGCGATCGTGTTGATAAATGGAGAATCGAAATTCGATACGGCGCCGTAGCGATATCAACGGACGAACTAGAGGCGGACTCGATCATACGCAGTAGTCGAACCTTGTTCAATGAGATCGCAACCGGCCAAGAGAACATTCTCGCGTCACTCCTCCGGGGGGCGCTGACCGTCGAAGGGGATCTACAGGCTGTATTCCTCGCCGGGCGCCTTCTAGCGCTGCAACCGTTGCGATCCGGAGAGCCGGGTTCCGCTAGGTCGAGCCGATGA